A window of Chitinophagales bacterium contains these coding sequences:
- a CDS encoding site-specific integrase, which translates to MLTIKLVLDTRRKNDEGIYPVKIRVTWHRVQKYYLTEFKMNEEDFNQVQRSAPPKRIRDAKIILDAKMDKAKAIARELPVFSFIGFEKRFLTDAKPAESLFGLFESVIKKKQSEGSFNTASNYQCSLNSLLTFNKKLSFADITPDLLWQFEAYLLKQGKQRTTVGIYMRPLRAIINEAIFRGYMHRDQYPFGKRQYVIPEGRNPKRAIEREDFQKIIQMEIEDERGFKARSRDFFVLSYLCQGMNFRDLLLLRKDQIQGKEIVFVRGKTKETGRANPILIRVPLLDESTEIIEKWRGRDTNNQLLFPFISEGMDPEVRHKAIMQFIKVTNKHLAFIREELEITSKVTTYTARHQFSKAIIDGGESVEYLSECLGHKNIRTTQFYVQGFGVDKKRAVAKKLLIG; encoded by the coding sequence ATGCTAACGATCAAACTAGTGCTGGATACCCGGCGTAAAAATGATGAGGGGATTTACCCGGTGAAGATAAGAGTAACCTGGCACCGGGTCCAGAAATATTACCTTACAGAATTTAAGATGAATGAGGAGGATTTTAATCAGGTTCAAAGGTCTGCCCCACCCAAAAGGATTAGGGATGCTAAGATTATCCTGGATGCTAAGATGGATAAGGCAAAGGCCATTGCTCGGGAATTGCCTGTATTCAGCTTTATTGGCTTTGAGAAGCGGTTTTTAACGGATGCAAAACCAGCAGAGTCTCTATTTGGGTTATTTGAATCAGTCATCAAGAAGAAGCAGTCGGAGGGTAGCTTTAATACAGCCAGTAATTATCAATGCAGCCTGAATAGCCTTCTGACATTCAACAAGAAGCTCAGCTTTGCAGATATCACCCCCGATCTGCTTTGGCAGTTTGAAGCTTACCTGTTGAAGCAGGGCAAGCAGCGGACCACAGTAGGCATCTACATGAGACCACTTAGAGCCATCATTAATGAAGCTATTTTCCGGGGATATATGCACCGGGACCAGTACCCCTTTGGTAAACGGCAGTATGTAATACCGGAAGGAAGGAACCCAAAGCGGGCTATTGAGCGGGAGGACTTCCAAAAGATCATTCAAATGGAAATTGAAGATGAGAGGGGATTTAAGGCAAGGTCCCGGGATTTCTTCGTGCTTTCTTACCTGTGCCAGGGGATGAACTTCAGGGATCTGTTATTGCTTAGAAAGGATCAAATTCAGGGGAAGGAGATTGTGTTTGTGCGCGGAAAAACGAAAGAGACCGGAAGGGCCAACCCAATTTTGATAAGGGTCCCACTATTAGATGAGTCAACAGAAATTATTGAAAAATGGAGGGGTCGGGATACTAACAACCAGCTATTATTCCCCTTCATATCTGAAGGTATGGACCCGGAAGTCAGGCACAAGGCCATTATGCAGTTTATCAAGGTAACCAATAAGCATTTAGCATTTATCCGGGAAGAATTGGAGATTACCTCCAAGGTAACCACTTATACAGCACGCCACCAGTTTTCAAAAGCTATTATAGATGGCGGGGAGTCTGTTGAATATCTGAGTGAATGCCTGGGGCATAAGAATATCCGAACCACTCAGTTTTATGTACAGGGGTTTGGGGTGGATAAGAAAAGGGCAGTGGCAAAGAAACTATTGATAGGCTAG